The Megalops cyprinoides isolate fMegCyp1 chromosome 19, fMegCyp1.pri, whole genome shotgun sequence genome has a window encoding:
- the LOC118794778 gene encoding 40S ribosomal protein S15a, whose product MVRMNVLADALKSINNAEKRGKRQVLIRPCSKVIVRFLTVMMKHGYIGEFEIIDDHRAGKIVVNLTGRLNKCGVISPRFDVQLKDLEKWQNNLLPSRQFGYIVLTTSAGIMDHEEARRKHTGGKILGFFF is encoded by the exons ATGGTGCGCATGAACGTTCTCGCCGATGCGCTGAAAAGCATCAACAATGCAGAGAAACGTGGGAAACGGCAGGTTCTGATCCGGCCCTGCTCCAAGGTGATAGTGCGTTTCCTAACGGTCATGATGAAGCACG GCTACATTGGTGAGTTTGAGATCATCGACGATCACAGAGCTGGGAAGATTGTTGTCAACCTCACAGGCAGGCTGAACAAG TGTGGTGTCATCAGCCCCAGGTTCGATGTCCAGCTCAAGGATTTGGAGAAGTGGCAGAACAACCTCTTGCCTTCTCGACAGTTCGG GTACATTGTGTTGACCACCTCCGCTGGCATCATGGACCACGAGGAGGCCAGGAGGAAACACACAGGAGGAAAGATCCTCGGCTTCTTTTTCTGA